The following coding sequences are from one Candidatus Methanomethylicota archaeon window:
- the pstS gene encoding phosphate ABC transporter substrate-binding protein PstS: protein MKNIMIIAIIAIIAIGVGYYIIASQKTIPVVITAGGASFPYPLIVKWINEYNKLYPYIQISYQSVGSGAGISNLFAKTFDFAASDATLTDAQLANHPVIHIPMTIGGVVVCYNIPGIGSGLKLTPDLIAKIFQGNITKWNDPEILSLNPGLNLPDKDIVVVRRSDSSGTTFVFTNYLKIASPFWVLGSGTTVNWPVGIGAPQNAGVASALMQTPYSIGYLEFFYAYNNSIPYAAIKNKDGEFVLPSLQTISNAAKAGASLLLNDVRTPILNLPGKEVYPISAFSYFLVYKDLSYMDYNKAKAIVNFIWWTIHEGQNYSESLLYAKLPIEIVKIGESLLKQITHQGRALI from the coding sequence ATGAAAAATATTATGATAATTGCAATAATAGCTATAATAGCTATAGGTGTAGGATATTACATAATTGCTTCTCAAAAAACCATTCCAGTTGTTATAACTGCTGGAGGAGCTTCTTTTCCATATCCATTAATAGTCAAATGGATTAATGAATACAATAAACTATATCCTTATATACAAATATCTTATCAATCTGTAGGTAGTGGAGCTGGAATAAGTAATTTATTTGCAAAGACTTTTGATTTTGCTGCCTCAGATGCAACGCTTACGGATGCACAATTAGCTAATCATCCAGTAATCCATATTCCTATGACAATAGGTGGTGTGGTAGTTTGCTATAATATACCTGGTATTGGAAGTGGTTTAAAATTAACACCTGACTTAATTGCAAAAATATTTCAAGGAAATATCACTAAATGGAATGATCCAGAAATATTATCACTAAATCCAGGATTGAATCTTCCTGATAAGGATATTGTTGTAGTAAGAAGATCAGACTCTAGTGGTACTACTTTTGTTTTTACAAATTATCTTAAAATAGCTTCTCCTTTTTGGGTTTTGGGTAGTGGTACTACAGTCAATTGGCCTGTTGGAATTGGAGCTCCACAAAATGCTGGAGTGGCTAGTGCTTTAATGCAAACTCCTTATTCAATAGGTTATCTTGAATTCTTCTATGCATATAATAATTCTATTCCATATGCTGCAATAAAAAATAAAGATGGAGAGTTTGTATTACCATCATTACAAACTATATCTAATGCAGCTAAAGCTGGAGCTTCACTTTTATTAAATGATGTTAGAACACCTATACTTAATCTTCCAGGAAAAGAGGTATATCCAATATCTGCATTTTCCTACTTCTTAGTCTATAAGGATCTCTCATACATGGATTATAATAAAGCAAAAGCCATAGTTAATTTCATATGGTGGACTATTCACGAAGGACAAAATTATTCAGAATCCCTGTTATATGCGAAATTACCAATTGAAATTGTTAAAATTGGAGAATCATTACTTAAGCAAATAACTCATCAAGGAAGGGCATTAATTTAA
- the pstC gene encoding phosphate ABC transporter permease subunit PstC — protein MNNKFFFLEKLFKLILKIATLIIIIIFILMFISLIERSIPSFLKNGIYILIGTTWDVYNEIFGGAPAILATLFSSIIAVLFALPISLFIAIFYTEYCPLRIRQLISEVISLLAAIPSVIYGIWGLWTISPLIKIYIQEPIIAYIGFIPIFSGPAYGLSIFLASLILIIMIVPIISSLTIDIFSKTPITLREGIIALGATKWEVVKYIVIPFSKGGIFAATILGLGRALGETMAVTMVIGNAYVWPFKSISIFSPATTITSKIASEFPESVVNLIHSSSLISLAFILLIISISINFLADLILKKFTGGKL, from the coding sequence ATGAATAATAAATTCTTTTTTTTAGAAAAATTATTTAAATTAATTCTTAAAATTGCTACTTTAATAATTATTATAATATTTATATTGATGTTTATTTCATTAATAGAGAGATCAATTCCTTCTTTTTTGAAAAATGGAATTTATATCTTAATAGGAACAACATGGGATGTTTATAATGAAATTTTTGGAGGAGCACCAGCAATATTAGCTACTCTCTTTTCTTCTATTATTGCAGTATTATTTGCTCTTCCAATAAGTCTATTTATAGCAATATTTTATACAGAATATTGCCCATTAAGAATTAGACAACTAATATCTGAAGTAATAAGTCTATTAGCTGCAATCCCAAGTGTAATTTATGGAATATGGGGATTATGGACAATTTCTCCATTAATAAAAATCTATATTCAAGAACCTATTATTGCTTATATAGGCTTCATTCCAATATTTTCTGGTCCAGCTTATGGATTAAGTATTTTCTTAGCATCTCTAATTCTAATAATAATGATTGTACCAATAATATCTTCACTTACTATTGATATTTTTTCTAAAACACCTATAACATTAAGAGAAGGTATTATTGCTTTAGGTGCAACTAAATGGGAAGTAGTGAAATATATTGTAATTCCTTTTTCTAAAGGAGGCATTTTTGCAGCAACAATCCTTGGTTTAGGAAGAGCTCTTGGAGAGACTATGGCAGTTACAATGGTTATTGGAAATGCTTATGTTTGGCCTTTTAAATCTATATCAATTTTCTCACCTGCTACTACAATCACTAGTAAAATAGCAAGCGAATTTCCTGAAAGTGTTGTAAATTTAATACATAGTTCATCATTAATTTCCTTAGCATTTATTTTATTGATAATTTCAATATCAATTAATTTCTTAGCTGATTTAATTTTGAAAAAATTCACTGGAGGTAAATTATGA
- the pstA gene encoding phosphate ABC transporter permease PstA codes for MNIRKIKDLLIKIISSIVTIIMAIPLLWIILDVLIKGISIISLEFLTSLPAPIGEGGGIANAIIGTLIINTMACIIGIPLGIATGVYLSEYSDNSKFSILLRNIIYTLSGVPSIILGIFAFSIIVIRIGHYTAIAAAFALSIIIIPIIAKATEEGMKAVPIEIREGAIALGLPKWIITIKIILGVAKNSVITSSLLAFARISGETAPLLFTALFSNYWPRSLNEPMASLQVLIYNYAMSGFEAWVTKAWGASLLLLLLVLSINILIRRYLR; via the coding sequence ATGAACATTAGAAAGATAAAGGATTTATTAATAAAAATAATTTCCTCAATTGTTACTATAATAATGGCTATTCCATTACTATGGATAATTCTTGATGTTTTAATAAAAGGCATTTCAATAATAAGTTTAGAATTTCTAACCTCTCTTCCTGCACCTATTGGCGAGGGTGGAGGTATTGCAAATGCTATAATAGGAACTTTAATTATAAACACTATGGCTTGTATTATTGGTATTCCATTAGGTATAGCCACTGGTGTTTATTTATCAGAATATTCTGATAATAGTAAATTTTCTATATTATTAAGAAATATAATTTATACTCTATCAGGAGTGCCATCTATAATTCTTGGAATTTTTGCTTTTTCAATAATTGTTATTAGAATTGGACATTATACAGCCATAGCTGCAGCTTTTGCACTTTCAATTATAATTATTCCAATTATTGCTAAAGCTACTGAAGAAGGAATGAAAGCAGTCCCTATAGAAATACGTGAAGGAGCTATTGCTTTGGGATTGCCTAAATGGATAATTACTATAAAAATTATTTTAGGAGTGGCAAAGAATAGTGTTATTACAAGTAGTCTTTTAGCTTTTGCTAGAATTAGTGGTGAAACTGCTCCTCTTCTATTTACTGCACTATTTAGTAATTATTGGCCAAGAAGTTTAAATGAACCAATGGCTTCTCTACAAGTATTAATATATAATTATGCAATGAGTGGTTTTGAAGCATGGGTTACTAAAGCTTGGGGAGCTTCTCTATTATTACTACTATTAGTACTTTCAATAAATATTTTAATTAGAAGATATTTGAGGTGA